One bacterium genomic window, CGAGCTGATCCTGAGGGGCCGTCTCTCAGGCCAATTCCAAGAAGCCCTCATCATGCCGTCGCAGGGGAGGCTTTCGACCAAGGACATCCTTCTTTTCGGTTTGGGAGGCTCCGGCGACGTGTCCGAGAAAAAGCTCGAGGAAGGTTTCGCGACGCTGATCGACAAGCTGGCGCTGCTGAAATCGCCGGATGTCATCGTCTCCTTCGGCGATCTCTCCAAGGACTTCATGAGCTGGCGGGCGATGCTCCGGAGCTTCATGAGCGCGCTGACGGCGAAACACGACGACTTCCAGGTCGTCTGCGCCGAGGACCCCAAGTGGATCTCCGAGGCCAAGAAGCGGAACATGGACTTCGGGGCGCAAGTCTCTCTCTCGTACGCATAAATTTCGAAAAAGGGAAAAATCATGGGTATTTCGCGTGAACAAGTCGTGGAGGTGTTGAGAACTGTCATCGATCCCGAACTCCACAAGGACATCGTGTCTTTGGGCATGCTCAAGGACTTCCAAATCGAAGGGAACAAGGTGACGGTCGAGGTGACGCTGACCACACCCGCTTGCCCCTTGAAGGACAAGATCACGGAGGACGTCAAGCTCGCCTTCCGGGGGCGTTTGCCCCAAGCGACGGAGATCCAGGTCAAGTTCGACGCCGAGGTGAAATCGGCGCGGCCCATGGGACAAACCGACCGCTTGGCGACCGTCAAGAACGTGATCGCCGTCGGGAGCGGCAAGGGAGGCGTGGGCAAGTCGACCGTCGCGGTCAATCTGGCGCTGGCCCTCCAGCAGGAGGGCGCGAAGACGGGTCTACTGGACGCCGACATCTACGGCCCCTCGATCCCCATCATGTGCGGCGTGACGGAGGGGGAAAAGCCCAAGATCGTCTCCGGCAACAGGATTGCGCCCATCGTCCGCTACGGGATGCCGCTCATGTCGATGGGTTTCTTGATGGGAGAGGGCGACGCCGTCGTCTGGCGGGGGCCCATGCTCGCCAAGATGCTCCAGCAGTTCTTGGAGCAGGTGGAGTGGGGCGACCTGGATTACCTCGTTCTCGATCTGCCTCCGGGAACGGGCGACGTGCAGATCTCGCTCTCCCAAATGATCCCGATCTCGGGGGCCGTCGTCGTCACGACGCCTCAGGACGTCGCTCTCGCCGACGTCAAGAGAGCCATCAAGATGTTCCAGA contains:
- a CDS encoding M17 family peptidase N-terminal domain-containing protein — encoded protein: MINLVLSALPIDEVPGQVTLATFFEDVRPLRGSTSLIDWRLNGRLSELILRGRLSGQFQEALIMPSQGRLSTKDILLFGLGGSGDVSEKKLEEGFATLIDKLALLKSPDVIVSFGDLSKDFMSWRAMLRSFMSALTAKHDDFQVVCAEDPKWISEAKKRNMDFGAQVSLSYA
- a CDS encoding Mrp/NBP35 family ATP-binding protein: MGISREQVVEVLRTVIDPELHKDIVSLGMLKDFQIEGNKVTVEVTLTTPACPLKDKITEDVKLAFRGRLPQATEIQVKFDAEVKSARPMGQTDRLATVKNVIAVGSGKGGVGKSTVAVNLALALQQEGAKTGLLDADIYGPSIPIMCGVTEGEKPKIVSGNRIAPIVRYGMPLMSMGFLMGEGDAVVWRGPMLAKMLQQFLEQVEWGDLDYLVLDLPPGTGDVQISLSQMIPISGAVVVTTPQDVALADVKRAIKMFQMTQVPILGIVENMSGFSCPHCKETTPIFGKSGDAAKYKALGVDLLGTLPLELETRVGGDAGDPIVVREPKSDQTRRFHELARQIAAHQSVQNFSKGLELPSLQH